The following proteins are encoded in a genomic region of Amycolatopsis sulphurea:
- a CDS encoding MFS transporter — protein MFSSLRVRNYRLFFSGQVISNIGTWMQRIAQDWLVFTLSGNNPVALGIAVACQFTPTLLLSLWAGVLADRVDKRRLLMIIQSANCVQAVLLGVLDLAGVAQLWHVYVLCVLLGITSAMEVPTRQSFVAEMVGRDQVANAVALNSSIFNMARIVGPAIAGFAITWVGTGWLFIANAASTVAVISGLALMNPAKLFRGPAVPRGKGQLREGLSYVRRRPDLITVMVLMFFVSTFGITYFTSLPIVAANVFHTEADGYGLLSTLVAVGTFTGALASARRGTRGRPRVRLLVVSGALLGLFEVITAFMPTYLAFGIGLIPLGFATITFLNTANTLVQTSVSPEMRGRVMGLYVLVLIGGNPIGGPMTGWMAETFGGRSPFYLGGGLSLIAAVVCALVLIRRGGVRLPVRRFRTEPRILRR, from the coding sequence ATGTTCTCCTCGCTGCGGGTGCGCAACTACCGGCTGTTCTTCAGCGGCCAGGTCATCTCGAACATCGGCACCTGGATGCAGCGCATCGCCCAGGACTGGCTGGTGTTCACCCTCTCCGGCAACAACCCGGTGGCGCTCGGCATCGCGGTCGCCTGTCAGTTCACGCCGACGCTGCTGCTGTCGCTGTGGGCCGGGGTGCTGGCCGACCGGGTCGACAAGCGGCGCCTGCTGATGATCATTCAGTCGGCGAACTGCGTGCAGGCCGTGCTGCTCGGCGTGCTCGACCTGGCCGGGGTGGCGCAGCTGTGGCACGTGTACGTGCTGTGTGTGCTGCTCGGCATCACCTCCGCGATGGAGGTGCCGACGCGGCAGTCGTTCGTGGCCGAGATGGTCGGTCGCGACCAGGTGGCCAACGCGGTGGCGCTGAACTCCTCGATCTTCAACATGGCGCGCATCGTCGGGCCGGCGATCGCCGGGTTCGCGATCACCTGGGTGGGCACCGGCTGGCTGTTCATCGCCAACGCGGCCAGCACCGTCGCGGTGATCAGCGGGCTCGCGCTGATGAATCCGGCGAAGCTGTTCCGCGGCCCGGCCGTGCCGCGGGGGAAGGGGCAGCTGCGCGAGGGCCTGAGCTACGTGCGCCGCCGCCCGGATCTGATCACCGTGATGGTGCTGATGTTCTTCGTCAGCACGTTCGGGATCACCTACTTCACCTCGCTGCCGATCGTCGCCGCGAATGTGTTCCACACCGAGGCCGACGGCTACGGCCTGCTGTCCACGCTCGTCGCGGTCGGGACGTTCACCGGCGCGCTGGCCTCGGCCCGGCGGGGGACCAGGGGCCGTCCGCGGGTGCGGCTGCTGGTGGTGTCCGGCGCGCTGCTCGGCCTGTTCGAGGTCATCACCGCGTTCATGCCGACCTACCTCGCCTTCGGCATCGGCCTGATCCCGCTCGGCTTCGCCACGATCACCTTCCTGAACACGGCGAACACCCTGGTGCAGACGTCCGTGTCGCCGGAGATGCGTGGTCGCGTGATGGGCCTCTACGTGCTCGTGCTGATCGGCGGCAACCCGATCGGCGGCCCGATGACCGGCTGGATGGCCGAGACCTTCGGCGGCCGCTCGCCGTTCTACCTCGGCGGTGGGCTCTCGCTGATCGCCGCGGTGGTCTGTGCGCTGGTGCTGATCCGCCGCGGCGGGGTCCGGCTCCCGGTGCGTCGCTTCCGCACGGAACCTCGCATCCTCCGCCGCTGA